CGCCTGCTGCAGATAGTGCCCGGACCGGAGGACAAGATCACGGTCGAAGGGCGCACGATTTTTGCCGAGGTCGGTGCGCCGCAGGTATGGGGCAGCCCGAACTATCGCTGGATCAATCGCAATGACGCCGTATTCGAACTCCTGCGCGAATACATGCCGAACATTATCGAAAGCCAGTGTCCGTGGGTGCTTCCCTGGCTGGTGATACGTCATCGCTGGAAGTATCCCGACACCGCGCTCGTGGCCGGCTACCGGACCGATTTTCCCAACGCGCAGATCTATCGCGTGATGAAGGATCTATCGGGTCATTACCCCGCGACCTTCTTCAAGAATGTCGGCTATTTCTATGCCTGGATGACCTATAACCGCTTCGACCGGGTCTATGCGCTGAACCGCGAGGCGGAGCGAATGATCAACAAGGTCGGTCAGCGAAACACGGGCGTGCTTGGTCTCGGGGTCAATGTCGACCAGTTCTGCCCGAGCCACCGCGATCCCGATTATCGCCGCAAGGTCGGCTTGCCCGAAGGCAAAGGGCCGCTGCTGATCTATGCCGGGCGTCTCGACAACGAAAAACGCGCCTACACACTCGTCGACATGTTCAAGAACCTGCCGCCCGAGCTTGACGCGGCAATGGTGCTGCTGGGTGAAGGCAAGCTGCGCGAAAGCCTGATCGAGCAGTCTCAGGGCCTGCCGATCGCCTTTCCCGGCTACATCACCAACCGCCAGCAACTCGCGACTGCGCTTGCCTCTTGCGACATTTACGTAAGCGGGATGGCCGACGAAACCTTCGGTATCTCGGTACTTGAAGCGCAGGCTTCGGGCCTTCCGGTCGTCGGAGTCGCAAGCGGCGCGATGCCCGAGCGTGTGCCGGAAGGAACCGGCGCGCTGGGCCCCGTCGACGATTACGTCGCAATGGCCCAGAACGTGGTCAAGGTCTGGCGCGGCGACTATGCCGGGATGCGCGAACGCTCGATCGCGCTTGCGAATTCGCACAATCGATGGGAGCAAACCTTCGACCAACTCCTCAACGTGGAATATGTCGAGGCGCTCAAGGCGCGCGATGCCCGCCGCGAAGGTGCGATTGCCGAGCCATTGAAACGCGCGCTGAGCTTCGCCTCGTGACCCGGCCAAATTCGCCCGAACAGGAAACGACAACCACCGGCAATCCGGGGGTCGACCACTGGCAGAACCTGCCGCGGCGCACGCTTACGATTGCGCTTTCCATCCTGCCGATCGTCGCGCTCGGCAACGTCGCGGTGCTGGTCTATTCGCTGGGCGGGATCGACATCAGTGAAAAGGTGAAGGCGCCCGGCTTGCTTGTGCTGGCCGGGCTGCTTGTCTTCGTGCCGATGATCGCAAATTCCATCAGGCTGTGGATCTGGGCAAGGTTTCTTGGGCTGGACCTCGGGTTCCGAAACTCCCTTAAGGTCATAACCGGCACCATGGTGACCAATTCGGTCACGCCATCGGCGACCGGGGGCATGCCGATCAAGCTGCTTTTCCTGATGGGAGAAGGCGTGGATTCTCGCAGATCGGTCACTCTCATCTCTTTTCAGGCGGCGGAGGACACTTTCCTGCTGGTCGGTTTCCTTCTACTGAGCCTTGGCATTACCGGCTTCGCCTTTTTCGAGTTCTTCAGCTCCGATCCCGAATTGCTTGCCCGGCTCGACGGGACGCTGCGCACGGTCGCAATGGCCGTTCTGTGGGTGCTCTTCGCCATCGCGGCGATCGTGCTAGTGATCGCTGGCGGATTGATGGGCCAGCGCGTCCGGGAGTGGGCAGGGCGCTTCACTCGCCGGGTAAAGGGCTGGATCGTTCAGATACTTAATGACTGGCTCGACGTGTTCCGCCGGGGAAAGGGCATCGCGCTCGTCAATCTCGGGTTCTCCGCGCTCCAATGGGTCGTGCGTTTCTCTATCGCGGGCCTTGTTCTTGCGGCTTTCGGCGTCGAGTGGCAGCCCGTGCTTTTCTGGCTGCTCCAGTATCTCGTCCAGACCATCAGCTCGATCGTGCCCACACCGGGCGGCGCGGGCGGGGCGGAAGCCGCCTTCCTGCTGCTTTTCGCGCCCTTCGTGGCAATGGGCGTGCTGGTGCCCGCGATGAGCACGTGGAGGCTGTTGCACTTCTACCTGCCATTGGTGGGCGCTGCGCTGACCTTTTTCCTGTTGCACAGGCGCGACCGTGCGCGAGCCAGAGCGGAAGAACGCGCGGCCGTCGAAGAGGCAATTCCTCA
The Erythrobacter sp. THAF29 DNA segment above includes these coding regions:
- a CDS encoding glycosyltransferase produces the protein MTRNRQPIDGAEGQIDEGIGAFGAQPPLLDEVSAGAGAASGGLTKLPENQLICDITQSWSASGGGGISTYLKEKRRYFLENTDHRLLQIVPGPEDKITVEGRTIFAEVGAPQVWGSPNYRWINRNDAVFELLREYMPNIIESQCPWVLPWLVIRHRWKYPDTALVAGYRTDFPNAQIYRVMKDLSGHYPATFFKNVGYFYAWMTYNRFDRVYALNREAERMINKVGQRNTGVLGLGVNVDQFCPSHRDPDYRRKVGLPEGKGPLLIYAGRLDNEKRAYTLVDMFKNLPPELDAAMVLLGEGKLRESLIEQSQGLPIAFPGYITNRQQLATALASCDIYVSGMADETFGISVLEAQASGLPVVGVASGAMPERVPEGTGALGPVDDYVAMAQNVVKVWRGDYAGMRERSIALANSHNRWEQTFDQLLNVEYVEALKARDARREGAIAEPLKRALSFAS
- a CDS encoding flippase-like domain-containing protein encodes the protein MTRPNSPEQETTTTGNPGVDHWQNLPRRTLTIALSILPIVALGNVAVLVYSLGGIDISEKVKAPGLLVLAGLLVFVPMIANSIRLWIWARFLGLDLGFRNSLKVITGTMVTNSVTPSATGGMPIKLLFLMGEGVDSRRSVTLISFQAAEDTFLLVGFLLLSLGITGFAFFEFFSSDPELLARLDGTLRTVAMAVLWVLFAIAAIVLVIAGGLMGQRVREWAGRFTRRVKGWIVQILNDWLDVFRRGKGIALVNLGFSALQWVVRFSIAGLVLAAFGVEWQPVLFWLLQYLVQTISSIVPTPGGAGGAEAAFLLLFAPFVAMGVLVPAMSTWRLLHFYLPLVGAALTFFLLHRRDRARARAEERAAVEEAIPQPAE